AGAAGATTTATACTCTTATCTGCAAACCTTGAGCCAGTCGCAAACCCTCGCTAATTTACCCCTAGTCACCCTTGATGTGGCTGTCACCGAGGTGGCCAATCAAATCCCCGGTTTAGCCGTTTTTCCCTGTTTGGCCCCCCCAACGGAAAACCGCATCGAACAGCTATTAAAGGTAATCGAGACTGCTGATCTGGCTTTTTCTCGCCACAAAGAACAGTAAGGGCAAGTCAGGCAAGTCTTGGGAATAGAAGCAATGTCGATGCTCTAGCCCGATTTTCCCCAGAAGTTGTCGCTAAAGCGTAACTACAAACCTTAACTCAACCTAGAGATTATTAACTCAATTTTCTCAAAAAAATCGACCAGCCGTTAGGTGAGAAAAAGAGAAGAACCGAGAACATTAACGCACCCTACAAATTAAGATGGTGCGTTACGGCGCGATCATAATTTAATTATTAACAAATTTCCTTTAAATACGCGCCTAACACGCACCCTACAAGCTACTAACAAGGCTCATTTTGACTCGTTGATTAAGGGCAGTGGCAATTTTTTGTAGCATTATTAGGGGATTGTCTTGATAGTCAGCGTCTTCTAGATCTTCAATAACGGATTGCTCAACATGGATTAGGTCGGCTAGTTGTTGTTGAGTTAATCCAGCATTCATACGAGCGTCATAAATCAATTGTGCGATTTCTGAGTTGAGGGATTCTAGGGCAATTTGTTCTTTGATTGTGGGATCGTCTGCAATCATTTGGTGAATGATTTTTACGGCATCTGTGGTTTTAGGCATTGTTTATTTCTCCTTGATAAGTATGAAGTTCTGGATTTTGTTTAAATTGTGCTTTTCTTTGGATAATTCTCTCGATGTCTTGTGAGGGAACGGCGGAAGTTTTTTTGATAAGAGCATGACCAATAATTGCTATATTTTGACCATGATAAAAATAGAGGATTCGATATTGTATGGTTCCCTGTTTGGCTCTAAGCTCCCAGATCTCATTTCTGAGATAATCGGCAGCAGGGCGGCGCAGTTCATGACCTTGTGCGGCAAGTTGTTCGATTTTGGTTATACATTTGGCAAATCCTTTTTTATCAGTTTTGAGTAATTTCTGAAGCCACTCAACAACGGGTGAGATGCCTTCTGCTTCTTGATAAAAGATGATTTTTGTCTTTGGCACGTTTCTTTTTAAATAGTATGCGATGAAAAATCAATAAATGCAATCAGGTGATGGTGATGGGTATCGAATTGCTGGATAGCTCATAACCTCGTTGAAAAGAATTATGCGATCGCCCCTTGTTTATCTCCTAAATTAAACTTAGAAATTCCGCGATAATAGACATCAACATCGTTAAGTATCGAGTTCCCCAAAAGCTTATGTTTTCGTGAGCAAAACCCCTAAAATTAGACTTGACAAAAGACCTGAGATCGTTATATCCTACAGGTAACAAGCTTTTAAACGAGAGAGCCACGCCCCACGCACCAATTATATCATTCATTCTGCCTGAATATCAAACAGGAACCAGAAGCCCGTTCCCCGGCAGTGGAAGTTAGGGGTTGCTAACAGGGGGAACATTGATGACAAAGCGGATGACAGTTCCGATAACTGCTGTTGCCAAGATGGTGATTAATGCCCAAATTTGGGCTTTCTGGGAGCCTTTAATCTCTTTTAAATCACCTTGTAAGGTGTTGAATTCTCCCTGTAATGCCTTGAGGTCTCCCTTGACTTCGGCCTCGAATCTGACTTGAACAATCCTGATCTCTGTGACATCTTTCTGGAGCGCGTCTAGCTTCTGATTGGTCTCTTTAAGATTCTGATTAATCTGGTCTAGGATTTTTCCTAAATCGGTTTCGATGGTGGGGCCGCTCATGGGTTAGACTCCTAATTAATTGGTGCTGTTGTTTCTGACTTAGATTTCAGTGTTTGAACAAATTGTAAAACTTTTTGTTGCTTTTCCAGTGTCAGTTCTCGCCATTGTTCAAGTATTTCTTCTTCTTTACCCATAAATACCTCGCTCTTGAATTATGAATTGTTTGGTTTTGAGCAAGGCTCATTAATAAAAACCACTCCAGACACAGAGGAAACAAAGATCATATCATTTTGGGTTTGCGGTGGACGTTGTAGAATAGAGAAAACCTACTGCGCTGATAGATGCTATGCCCTCTCCTGCTATTACCACGATCATCAAGATGGTTGAGTCTCTGCCTGATGAGCTTCAAGAGCAGTTAGTAGAGTATGTTCGAGCTTATATTGCAGAAATTGAAGAAGAAAAACGATGGGATCAGTCGTTTAAACAGACGAAGAATAATCTAGTCGCAGCAGCACGGAAAGCCAAAGAAGAGATTGCGGCAGGATTGTCCGCACCGATGGATTATGAGCAGCTATGAATTCCGCGACATTGCCTTCATTTTGGCAGAAGTATCGCGACTTGAAGCCAGCAGTCAAAGCCGGAGCCAGAAAAACATATCGGTTATGGGTAGAGAATCCGTTTCATCCATCGTTAAATTTTAAGTGTATTGACAGCGACGAAGATATTTGGTCAGTGCGTGTAACGAAGAGTCATCGAGCTTTGGGGGTGCTGTCAGGGGATACAGTGACTTGGTTTTGGATTGGCGATCATGATGAGTACGAAAAGTTTTATTCGTAAAACACAGGAACTACAAGCCTATTCCACTCGAACTTTAAAAACCCCCTTGCCACTCTCCCGTACTTTTTAAACAGGATTTAGCATCACTCCCTCATAATGACATTCGATAAACTACATGGCATAGCGACTTTTTTCGGAAGTATCAAAGCGAGCAAGCGTAATTTTTTTGGCGAGGATAGAAGTTTTTCGAGGCAAAAAAACAGAACGTTGCCGGAAATATTCGCCAAAATATTGACGGTAGAGAGGACAACTGACTCGGCAAAACTTACCTTGTCGGTGAATTAGTCCGAGACTTTCTAGGTGAAAAGCTGCCATTAAATCAATTTCTATGTCTTTTTCCGCCATCACCACCTTAGCAAAGATAGCCGCTAAATTGCCCTTTAAGTATTGCAGATGCCAAAGTAAACGTTTAAGATGGCCAGCAAAAATATTATTTTCCTCGCCGATAGAAGTAGCCAAAATGCTTTCTAGGCTACAATTACCCCGAGCAAGATGATAGCAAGCAAGACGAATTAAATAGGGATTACCCCCTAGAAATATCCGTAATTTTTCAGAGTCAAAATTCTGATCTAATCCCTGTCTTTGACTTAATTCTCGTACTTGTGCGCTGGTAAAATTAGGCAATTCGATCGGTAAACCAAGACTAAAAGGAGATTGATAGATATCTGAGGTTTTATCAAGCTCCTGTGCAGGGGAATAGGCGACAATTAAACGTAATTTTTGCCAGAGAGGTTTGTTTTTGCCTTCCTCGTGCCAGAGGTGCAGAATACTAAAAAATTCTTCCCTTAGCTCTGGATAGGATAAAAGATATTCAAGATCATCAAAGGCAATCACTAAAGGGCGATCGAGATGGGAGAGAATATGCTTTTCTAGATAGATTTTACAGTTAATTTTACCCCCCAGGAAGTCATCCCAATCCTGTGGGAGATGATTATCTAAATCTAACTGGCGACTAATACTAACACAAAGCCAACGCAGCCAGTGATTTAAATCTTGAAAAATTGAGCTTTCTGCTAACCGAAAACTGAAATAAAGTGTATGGTATTGCTGTTGTTGAGCATAATTAATAATTCTGGCCATCAGGGAGGTTTTTCCCATTTTTCTGGGTGCGTTAATCCGGATAAGACTCCCCCCGCGCAATATCTCTTGATAACAAGTCTGTTCTAGATTATTTCTGTTGATATACAAGGGGGAATCGAGGGGGACTTGTCCCTCTGGTAATTCAGGCAATAGTTGAGGATTAATACTATTAGTTTCTGGTAAGTTAGGACGATAATAATCGCTATTTTCTAAAGTTAAATTAAAGGCTTGAAAACAATGTTTCAGGGTTTTTTTATCCACTCCCGATTCACAAGCAAATACCTTCATCAGAGTATCTACCCCTAAAAGAGTTTTCTCGCTGAGAACTTCTAGGGTGAAGCGATGACCGCAATTATCCCGATATTCCGCTTCTTGTTTAGCAGTAAGTAATTTTTCTAGTCCCGTGGTGGTGAGGATAACCCCGCGTCTGCGGCGCTGTTTTTCCGGTTTTTCCATGATATTTTTTCCCTGTCCTGAACCCAAACTCTGCACCTCTAGAGGTTTTGAGTTTCCTATAGACTTCTCCTCAACAGGGAAACAATCAATTCCGTAATTTTACTGGTTTAGCCATCAAAAAGCTAGGAAAAATAACCAGACCACTTATTTTCTTCCCCGTCCGAGTTATTTCTGGGATGGGGGTAAATCTTAGCCTACTTGCTGACGATAGCTATTCATTTCTAGGCTATCTTCCCCATAAAGATCCTCAATGTGTTCATGACAACAATCGATCGCAAATTGCTCAAATTCTCCCGGTTCAATTTGATACATTTTGGCAAAAATATCGGGTTGAACACGACAAAATTCTGGTCTCTGGTCATAAATGGTACAGAGACGGGTTTGGCGATCAAAGTTTATACACCAACCCTCTTCCCCCACCATGCTGAGATATTGACTTAATTGTGCGGGAGTAAGATATTCTTCTAAGTCAGGACGCTCATCGGGATTTAGTTGACAACAAGCTCCACAATTTTTAATACATTTCCAATTGGCCATATAATACTAAATCCGTTGAGTATGCGCTACATATCAGGACAGGCACTCATGCAATAGGCAATAGGCAAAAGCGGAAATAAATAATCAGTTTTTAATAACCGGATTTAGTATAACCGCTGTGCCGCGATGAGTTAATCCTAGTACCTACTGACTAGCTTACTAGCAAATAGCCCCTATTTCCCGTTCAGCAGCAATTACCCTCAATAGTTTTAATCTCAACCTGCGATCGAGAGTGAAAGCTTAACGAGGCAAGAATCTAATAAAATGGGCGTTGTAAGGGTCGAACTTACGGCATCCTGCTTGTAAGGCAGGCGCTCTACCACTGAGCTAAACGCCCGAATCAATTTCGCACTTTCTCAGCATAACATATATTTTCAAAAAAGTATATTATTTTTTTGAGCGAGTTGATTTTTTTTTCCGATGCCCTCTGGTCGAACTCACGATCGCATTACCCTAATTCTGCTGCCACCGATTGCGGGGGCGAGTTTTTTGGTCAGTGGCAGTGGTAACTTAACCTTGTTACTGTTGGCCAGTTATTTGTTTAGCGGATTCCTGTTTGGGCCAGATCTGGACATCCACTCGGTACAGTACAAACGTTGGGGTTATCTGCGCTGGTTGTGGCTACCCTATCGTTCCATGATCCGTCATCGCGGTTGGTTATCCCACGGTTTATTGATCGGCACGGTCTTTCGGTTATTTTATCTGGGTAGTTTTCTTTTACTAGCGGCGATCATCATCATTCCCATCCTGCAAAGTTTCTGGGGTATAGACTGGGATTGGCGACTGTGGCCGCAGCAAGCGATCGCATTATGGCAACAGTATCCCCGGGTAGCGATCGCTATTTTCCTAGGTTTAGAATTAGGGGCGATGAGTCATAGTTGTAGTGATTGGATCGGATCGGCCTACAAACGTTCTCGAAAAGTGGCTCAAAAACCGGTAAAAAAGAAAAAACGTTAATATAGCGTTTTTCACTCTGCTGAGGTACAAAAGTTATGGGTTTTAGGCAAAAGGCAACAGGCAAAAGGCAAAAGGGAAGAAAAATAGGTGTACCTCACTAGCTTAGGAAACGCTATAGTCTCCGTCCAGAATTTCTAATTAGCCTTACTTTGATATTCTTGCCAAGTTTTCGGACTGATAAAGAGAGTTCCTTTTTCTTGCTGGTCGGGAAACTGGATATAATTTTTCTCTAAATAATCCCTGAGTTTTGGTGATTGCAGAAATTGCTTTTCAAATCGATAGAGAAAAACCAAATCGGGCTGTCTTTTTTCGATAACTTCTAGGATAAAATCCCCATCAAGATTCTGATTGATAAATCTCTTTCTGGTGATGACGGCAGTTTCTGGGGGTGTTTTCAAGAAATACTGATATATGTAGTGAGGATTATCGGTTAACAGAAGTTTATCGGAGTTTTTAAATTTTTCAAACACAGCTTCTGCTAAAATAGGTTTATACCTTTTATTAAATTGAACGTAGGCATTAATTGCAGGATCACGATTGGTAATTATTCTCAATGTATTAAAGAGAAATTGACCAGAAAGGGAGAGAAAAATCAGCATTTTGAGAACTAATTCCTGGGTTATTTTTCGATTTTGCCTAAATTCTCCGAGGCTATCAGTAATTTTTAACTGTTCGACAAACAAGGCAATGATCCAAACGGCGGGAATAATTAAATGGATATAGTAATAGGGCCAAATTGGGGCGACTGTGGCAAATCTAAATAGATTAGAACCCAACCAGATCAAGGGCGGTAAAAGTGGTATTATATTGCGAGTAAAAACCATCGCTATAATAGCGATCGCTGTGACGATCAGATAAATTGGTTCGTGTTGTAGGGCGCTTTGTAAGAGAGTCCATAAGGTGAGATTTTCTTCACCGAAACTAGCTGCAACACTGACATGAGATTTAATAATATTTTCGTAGGAAAAAGGAAAAATAGTCAGGGAACCTAAGACAAAGACTAAAACAATAGCCCCTGACCAAATAACAATATCAGTGATTCTTTTAATAAAACTATTCTGTTGATTGAGAAAAATAATTAAAGCTACAGTTGGGATAATAGTAATGCCCGAAAGTTTAATTTGCAGGGAAAAAACAAAAGCAATGGCACTGAGTAAATACAGCCAATACTTAAGCTTACCCGGGGATTGAAGGGCTTTAAAGATGATAAAAATACTTAAAATTGTAAAAAAAAGTGAGGGTAACTCCCGCAGCATTGTCGTTGACATGGTAATATAAACTAGACAGGTTGAGAGAATAAATACCGATAAACACGAGGCTAATATTCCGCAATTAACTCTCAGAATTAGATAAAAAATCCCTAACATAATTGTGGATAAAGAAAGCACCATAAGGCGGGCGGCATGGATAGTAAATCCTGTCACGCTTAACCAACCATTTAGTAAAAGAGATAAACCCGATAAATGATCGTGCCAAACTTGTTCGTAGAGACGATAACCTTGTTTAGTGACGTAGGCAAGTACCATGGCCACCGCTTCATCAAAATTAAGGATATAGGGATAATGAAGCGGGACTTTCCAGAAAACAATCCCCAGAAAAAAAACAGCAATGGCAATTAATGCCATTAAATCAAAACGATAAGATTTCTTATTCATAACTTTTTCTGGACAAGAATTGCTGCGTATCTTATCACAGATCGAGACATCAGTTATGGATTAAAAAAGATACAAAAATTACTTTTCAGAACTACGCCCTAAATCTTTAGATCTATGATAGGCCGCCACCACTGCCTCGATAATAGTCGAGCGAAAAGAGCCTTTTTCTAATTGTCTCACCCCGGCAATCGTCGTTCCCCCGGGGCTAGTGACGCGATCCTTTAATTCCCCCGGATGTATGGCCGATTCTTTTAATAGGGTTGCCGTCCCCAAAACTGTTTCTATAGCCAATTGAGACGCAATTGATCGCGGTAATCCCGCCGCCACACCACCATCGCTTAAAGCTTCCACCATCAAGGCCACAAATGCCGGGCCCGATCCCGATAATCCCGTTACCGCGTCCATCAAAGCCTCGGGAACTTCCACCACCGAACCGACCGCGGCAAAAATATCTCTGGCTACGGCCAGATGTTCCGGTTCCGCATGACGACCAGCTGCGATCGCTGTAACCCCTTGTCCCACCGTGGCTGGGGTATTGGGCATCGTCCGGATCACGGGGCGATCGGGAAAGCCCATTTCTAAGCGATTGAGGGTAACTCCTGCTAAAATCGAGATAATTAGGGGTTTTTCGGGTATTCCCAGCAAGCTATTCACTACTTGCTCTAAAATTTGCGGTTTTACCGCTAAGATTAACACCTCGGTTGCTCTAGCGGCTTCTCGGTTATCCTCACTGACTTGCACTCCGTAGGTATTAACCCAAAAGTGGCGCCGTTGGGATTGGGGATCACTAACCAACACCGTTTCGGGACTATAAATATTTTTTTTTAATAAACGGCTGAGAATGGCCTCGGCCATCACTCCACCGCCAATAATTCCTAAACGAATAGACACAGTATTATTGAAAATAAAAAGTAAAAAGGGAGATTGAGAGGTCTTACCCAGGAAAAACGGCTCCTCTCGAGAATCGATCGATTTCTAGCTTCGACAAACTTGACGAGAGGACTATGGGAGGATTCATTGAGCTAATCGACTGCTTTCGGCGCCCCAAGCAGGTGTGGAGGAAACGGGACGAGTTATTTTCGGGTTGTCGGTGATATCGTGAATAGTTCCGGAAAGGGTGCTAACTTTAACGCAGCTGGGGGTAAATAGGAAAATACTCTCACCGATGCGTTCTTGATGACCATCAATTGCATAAGTGCCACCGGCGACGAAATCCACGGCTCTTTGTGCCTCTTCGGGATCCATGACGTTGAGGTTTAAAACCACCGATTTGCGTTCTCTCAGGGTTTGGATAACTTGGGGCATTTCCTCGAAGGAATGGGGCTCGATCACGACCACTTCTGCATTATTGTTGTTAATACCTGGCATACCGATCACGTTGCTTCTGTTGAGTCCCATAGATGTGGCTGTATTGAGATTTAAAGGTTCGCGTTGACGACGATTGAGGGGGTCTTCTTCTTCGTTTTGATCCCTATCTTGGGGGGAAGACTTTTCCCAGTTCATTTCTTCGTAGTCGGTTTCGTCTTCGTCTTCCGGTTGTTCGGAGATACCGACAAAATCTTTGAGTTTGGTAAAAATGTTGTTCACAGTCTAATGTCCTTCAAAAGATTTTTTTTGGTGGTCTTGGCCAGAGTCGGGGTTATTTATTGGCCTTTAACAATTTTTGCTCTCATTTGGTACAGGAGAACTATTTTGTTAAGGGTTCGTCAATCTAGTCGATCAAACCAAATTTTTCCTTCTAGTCGTCTGTAGGCAGCGATTAGTTCCCCAATTAAGCTATCAGCCGTCAGCCTTTAGCTAGAAAAAGGTCAGTCGAGACTTTTTGTCAATCCTGCCAATTTTTTACTGCTCTTGCCTAGACTAGACGCTGTAATTCTAAGACATATTATCACCGATTATTAAAATTTCTAGAGGTTTTTTCTGTAAATTTACGGCGATGGTTTAATAAATGCGATCGCCGAAGATGCCAGTTCCCACCCGGATCAAAGTGGCTCCGGCCTTGATGGCCAGAGGATAATCGTTAGACATCCCCATGGATAGATGAGGCAGGCATAAACTAGAGCTATTCTCGATTATTTGGGCTAAATCGCTGGTTTTTTCAAAGGCGGCTAACTTTTCCCCGTCGGATAATCCTTGGGGCAGAATTGTCATCAAACCCTGAATTTTTAGCTGTTTACAGTTGACTAAAGCGGCAATATCTGCTATCAGTTCGTCCGTGTCCCAACCGAACTTATCGGGATCGGG
This portion of the Microcystis aeruginosa NIES-2549 genome encodes:
- a CDS encoding helix-turn-helix domain-containing protein, whose amino-acid sequence is MPKTTDAVKIIHQMIADDPTIKEQIALESLNSEIAQLIYDARMNAGLTQQQLADLIHVEQSVIEDLEDADYQDNPLIMLQKIATALNQRVKMSLVSSL
- a CDS encoding type II toxin-antitoxin system RelE/ParE family toxin, which translates into the protein MPKTKIIFYQEAEGISPVVEWLQKLLKTDKKGFAKCITKIEQLAAQGHELRRPAADYLRNEIWELRAKQGTIQYRILYFYHGQNIAIIGHALIKKTSAVPSQDIERIIQRKAQFKQNPELHTYQGEINNA
- a CDS encoding hemolysin XhlA family protein → MSGPTIETDLGKILDQINQNLKETNQKLDALQKDVTEIRIVQVRFEAEVKGDLKALQGEFNTLQGDLKEIKGSQKAQIWALITILATAVIGTVIRFVINVPPVSNP
- a CDS encoding AAA-like domain-containing protein, whose protein sequence is MEKPEKQRRRRGVILTTTGLEKLLTAKQEAEYRDNCGHRFTLEVLSEKTLLGVDTLMKVFACESGVDKKTLKHCFQAFNLTLENSDYYRPNLPETNSINPQLLPELPEGQVPLDSPLYINRNNLEQTCYQEILRGGSLIRINAPRKMGKTSLMARIINYAQQQQYHTLYFSFRLAESSIFQDLNHWLRWLCVSISRQLDLDNHLPQDWDDFLGGKINCKIYLEKHILSHLDRPLVIAFDDLEYLLSYPELREEFFSILHLWHEEGKNKPLWQKLRLIVAYSPAQELDKTSDIYQSPFSLGLPIELPNFTSAQVRELSQRQGLDQNFDSEKLRIFLGGNPYLIRLACYHLARGNCSLESILATSIGEENNIFAGHLKRLLWHLQYLKGNLAAIFAKVVMAEKDIEIDLMAAFHLESLGLIHRQGKFCRVSCPLYRQYFGEYFRQRSVFLPRKTSILAKKITLARFDTSEKSRYAM
- a CDS encoding YkgJ family cysteine cluster protein, whose product is MANWKCIKNCGACCQLNPDERPDLEEYLTPAQLSQYLSMVGEEGWCINFDRQTRLCTIYDQRPEFCRVQPDIFAKMYQIEPGEFEQFAIDCCHEHIEDLYGEDSLEMNSYRQQVG
- a CDS encoding metal-binding protein, which translates into the protein MPSGRTHDRITLILLPPIAGASFLVSGSGNLTLLLLASYLFSGFLFGPDLDIHSVQYKRWGYLRWLWLPYRSMIRHRGWLSHGLLIGTVFRLFYLGSFLLLAAIIIIPILQSFWGIDWDWRLWPQQAIALWQQYPRVAIAIFLGLELGAMSHSCSDWIGSAYKRSRKVAQKPVKKKKR
- a CDS encoding ArnT family glycosyltransferase; this encodes MNKKSYRFDLMALIAIAVFFLGIVFWKVPLHYPYILNFDEAVAMVLAYVTKQGYRLYEQVWHDHLSGLSLLLNGWLSVTGFTIHAARLMVLSLSTIMLGIFYLILRVNCGILASCLSVFILSTCLVYITMSTTMLRELPSLFFTILSIFIIFKALQSPGKLKYWLYLLSAIAFVFSLQIKLSGITIIPTVALIIFLNQQNSFIKRITDIVIWSGAIVLVFVLGSLTIFPFSYENIIKSHVSVAASFGEENLTLWTLLQSALQHEPIYLIVTAIAIIAMVFTRNIIPLLPPLIWLGSNLFRFATVAPIWPYYYIHLIIPAVWIIALFVEQLKITDSLGEFRQNRKITQELVLKMLIFLSLSGQFLFNTLRIITNRDPAINAYVQFNKRYKPILAEAVFEKFKNSDKLLLTDNPHYIYQYFLKTPPETAVITRKRFINQNLDGDFILEVIEKRQPDLVFLYRFEKQFLQSPKLRDYLEKNYIQFPDQQEKGTLFISPKTWQEYQSKAN
- the proC gene encoding pyrroline-5-carboxylate reductase, coding for MSIRLGIIGGGVMAEAILSRLLKKNIYSPETVLVSDPQSQRRHFWVNTYGVQVSEDNREAARATEVLILAVKPQILEQVVNSLLGIPEKPLIISILAGVTLNRLEMGFPDRPVIRTMPNTPATVGQGVTAIAAGRHAEPEHLAVARDIFAAVGSVVEVPEALMDAVTGLSGSGPAFVALMVEALSDGGVAAGLPRSIASQLAIETVLGTATLLKESAIHPGELKDRVTSPGGTTIAGVRQLEKGSFRSTIIEAVVAAYHRSKDLGRSSEK
- a CDS encoding cell division protein SepF, coding for MNNIFTKLKDFVGISEQPEDEDETDYEEMNWEKSSPQDRDQNEEEDPLNRRQREPLNLNTATSMGLNRSNVIGMPGINNNNAEVVVIEPHSFEEMPQVIQTLRERKSVVLNLNVMDPEEAQRAVDFVAGGTYAIDGHQERIGESIFLFTPSCVKVSTLSGTIHDITDNPKITRPVSSTPAWGAESSRLAQ